In Micromonospora cremea, the genomic window CCCAGGTGCTCATCGCGTAGGGGCGTTCGTACTTGGCGATCTTCTCGGTAAGGACGTCCAGGCGTTCGCCGCTGGTGCCGTACTCGAGGAAGAACGGCACCGCCCGGCCGCGCTCGGTCCACATCCCGGCGCCGT contains:
- a CDS encoding replication-relaxation family protein, which translates into the protein MMVHGPAGLPRPDGAGMWTERGRAVPFFLEYGTSGERLDVLTEKIAKYERPYAMSTWA